The Candidatus Nitrosymbiomonas proteolyticus genome has a segment encoding these proteins:
- a CDS encoding peptidase S66 — MVAVQSLRPSPLKPGDVIRFVTPASPLAREKISDAITLFESWGFTVQLAPHALDRTDYLAGPDVDRANDLREAFEDPEVSAVYCTRGGYGCARLFPYLDLDLIAGSRKLFLGFSDITTLHLALNKRGLATVHAPMALTLATRRSDWVYESLRRSLVGENPIPPDAPTGECLVDGSAEGEVVGGCLCLICDSLGTPEELDFAGKIVLIEDVDESSHRVDALLTHLLNTGSLARAAGIVVGEMTRSDERIDEGIGGRLWREIVSERLGPLGVPCILDFPFGHMKDMLSLPLGVRARLDAKRGVLEYMEAHCE; from the coding sequence ATGGTGGCTGTGCAGTCCCTCAGGCCTTCCCCCCTCAAACCCGGCGACGTGATTCGATTCGTCACGCCTGCCTCTCCCCTTGCGCGCGAGAAGATTTCTGACGCGATCACCCTTTTCGAATCGTGGGGCTTCACCGTGCAACTCGCTCCCCACGCGCTTGACCGGACCGATTACCTCGCAGGGCCGGACGTCGATCGAGCCAACGACTTGAGGGAGGCGTTTGAAGACCCCGAGGTGTCCGCAGTCTATTGCACTCGTGGGGGCTACGGTTGCGCGAGGTTGTTTCCCTACCTCGATCTCGACCTCATTGCTGGGAGCCGGAAGCTCTTTCTCGGGTTCAGCGACATCACCACGCTCCACCTGGCCCTGAACAAGAGGGGACTTGCCACAGTTCACGCGCCGATGGCGCTCACCCTCGCCACTCGGCGGAGCGACTGGGTGTACGAGTCGTTGCGACGATCTCTTGTGGGCGAAAACCCGATTCCTCCCGACGCCCCGACGGGCGAGTGCCTCGTGGATGGCTCAGCGGAAGGCGAGGTCGTGGGAGGCTGTCTTTGCCTGATCTGCGATTCGCTGGGTACGCCCGAGGAGTTGGACTTCGCCGGGAAGATCGTGCTGATCGAAGACGTCGACGAGTCGTCGCACAGGGTCGATGCGCTTCTGACCCACTTGCTCAACACCGGGTCTTTGGCTCGGGCTGCGGGGATCGTCGTGGGCGAAATGACGCGGAGCGACGAGAGGATCGACGAAGGAATCGGAGGGCGTCTGTGGCGTGAGATCGTGAGCGAGAGGCTTGGACCGTTGGGAGTTCCGTGCATCCTCGATTTCCCGTTTGGCCACATGAAGGACATGCTTAGCCTGCCGCTTGGAGTGAGGGCGCGGCTCGA
- a CDS encoding periplasmic protease produces the protein MNRLRAVSVVCWATLLSIGAAFAQDLSSEQKSEVLKAVTDIVENRAFAVGVDLKKWPENLAKHQEAIDSAATPAAFVGAVNRALREFGMSHISLRTPQSAERRRINPDNVVLGVTFERLSEGLKVSAVAETSPMSKLGLSTGDLIIEANGKQPGAPRDLLVTEAEKITLKVKKSSGEVVELQLEKPQQGASPSADTLTWADSESAVLRLRSFNRTYDRSHISTLFQEAKKAKYLVIDLRSNGGGLANNLQHFLSFLLPPNAPVGTMVSKRTVERYVEETKGDPSDLAKIGEWSSRKFGPRGGNEEYFKGKVAVLINRGSASASEMCASALRDAANAILVGQNSAGAVLASVFGRLPHGFEIQYPVSDYVTAKGVRLEGNPLKPDIEVERSAPAATAIEKAIEKLKASGDKANPMGNHGSPIGAAA, from the coding sequence ATGAATCGGTTGCGAGCGGTTTCTGTCGTCTGCTGGGCCACGTTGCTTTCGATTGGCGCGGCCTTCGCCCAAGACCTTAGTTCCGAGCAGAAGTCGGAAGTTCTCAAAGCGGTCACGGACATCGTAGAAAACCGCGCGTTCGCGGTCGGGGTGGACCTCAAGAAGTGGCCTGAGAACCTGGCAAAGCATCAAGAGGCGATCGATTCGGCGGCGACTCCAGCCGCTTTCGTGGGCGCGGTCAATCGGGCGCTACGCGAGTTTGGCATGAGCCACATAAGCCTCCGGACGCCTCAATCGGCTGAACGGCGGCGCATCAACCCCGACAACGTGGTTCTCGGAGTCACCTTCGAGCGATTGTCGGAGGGCCTGAAGGTGTCCGCGGTCGCCGAGACAAGTCCGATGTCGAAGCTGGGGCTTTCCACCGGCGATCTCATCATCGAAGCCAACGGCAAACAGCCCGGCGCGCCCCGCGACCTCCTCGTCACGGAGGCCGAGAAGATCACGCTGAAGGTGAAGAAGTCCTCGGGCGAAGTCGTCGAGCTCCAACTCGAAAAGCCTCAGCAAGGCGCCTCGCCCAGCGCAGATACGTTGACTTGGGCCGATTCTGAGAGCGCGGTCCTCCGCCTTCGCAGCTTCAATCGCACTTACGATCGCTCTCACATCTCGACCCTCTTCCAAGAAGCCAAGAAGGCGAAGTACCTGGTGATCGACCTTCGCTCCAATGGGGGTGGATTGGCCAACAACCTCCAACATTTCCTTTCGTTCTTGCTCCCTCCGAATGCCCCGGTTGGAACGATGGTGTCGAAGCGCACTGTCGAGCGTTACGTGGAAGAAACCAAGGGCGACCCGAGCGACCTCGCGAAGATCGGGGAGTGGTCAAGTCGCAAGTTCGGTCCGCGCGGGGGCAACGAGGAGTATTTCAAGGGCAAGGTCGCCGTTCTCATCAACCGCGGATCGGCGAGCGCTTCCGAAATGTGCGCTTCGGCGCTGCGGGACGCCGCGAACGCGATCCTGGTAGGGCAGAACTCGGCGGGAGCGGTGTTGGCCTCAGTGTTCGGAAGGCTGCCGCACGGTTTTGAAATTCAATATCCAGTGAGCGACTATGTGACCGCCAAAGGGGTTCGGTTGGAGGGCAACCCGCTCAAGCCCGATATCGAGGTCGAGCGCTCGGCCCCTGCCGCGACCGCGATTGAAAAGGCAATCGAGAAGTTGAAGGCGTCGGGCGACAAGGCCAACCCTATGGGCAACCACGGGTCTCCGATCGGCGCGGCCGCCTGA
- a CDS encoding fructose-bisphosphate aldolase: MATTMKSTIDGIAELLGSEASSLLNHKCSGIPRSTLAAPGPDFVDKVFSNADRNLRVLRSLQTIYGHGRLAGTGYVSILPVDQGIEHSAGASFAKAPQYFDPENIVKLAIEGGCNAVASTLGGLGVVARKYAHKIPFLVKINHNELLTYPNKFDQVMFSTVEQAWDMGAVAVGATIYFGSDEASRQIVEVGQAFAHAHELGMATVLWCYLRNPSFKKDKDYHVAADLTGQANHLGVTLEADIIKQKLPENNGGYVALNSGDSSYGKLDKRMYSELASDHPIDLCRYQVANCYMGRIGLINSGGASGENDLADAVRTAVINKRAGGQGLISGRKAFQKPMEMGVELLNAIQDVYLCGDIDLA, encoded by the coding sequence ATGGCAACGACCATGAAATCGACGATCGACGGGATTGCGGAACTGCTGGGATCGGAAGCGAGTTCCCTTCTCAACCACAAGTGCTCGGGGATCCCCCGGTCCACGCTCGCGGCTCCCGGACCCGACTTCGTCGACAAGGTGTTTTCGAACGCCGACCGAAACCTCCGCGTGCTTCGCAGCCTGCAGACGATCTACGGACACGGCAGGCTCGCGGGTACGGGGTATGTCAGCATTTTGCCCGTCGACCAGGGGATCGAGCATTCGGCCGGCGCGAGTTTCGCCAAGGCGCCGCAGTACTTCGACCCTGAGAACATCGTCAAGCTAGCGATCGAAGGGGGCTGCAACGCCGTGGCTTCGACGCTGGGTGGGCTGGGCGTGGTTGCCCGGAAGTACGCCCACAAGATTCCGTTTCTCGTGAAGATCAACCACAACGAGCTTCTCACGTATCCCAACAAGTTCGATCAGGTGATGTTTTCCACCGTCGAACAGGCTTGGGATATGGGCGCCGTGGCCGTCGGAGCTACGATCTACTTCGGGAGTGACGAGGCCTCACGCCAGATTGTGGAGGTGGGGCAGGCCTTCGCTCACGCTCACGAGTTGGGGATGGCGACGGTTCTCTGGTGCTACCTCAGGAACCCTTCGTTCAAGAAGGACAAGGACTACCATGTGGCGGCCGACCTGACCGGACAAGCCAACCACTTGGGCGTGACGCTCGAGGCAGACATCATCAAGCAAAAGTTGCCTGAAAACAACGGCGGCTACGTTGCCCTCAACTCCGGCGACTCCAGCTACGGCAAGCTCGACAAGCGGATGTACTCCGAACTTGCTAGCGACCATCCGATCGACCTCTGCCGCTACCAGGTGGCGAACTGCTACATGGGCCGTATCGGACTGATCAACAGCGGCGGGGCTTCTGGGGAGAACGACCTTGCGGACGCAGTCCGGACCGCCGTCATCAACAAGCGAGCGGGGGGCCAGGGTCTGATCAGCGGGCGAAAGGCGTTCCAGAAGCCGATGGAGATGGGCGTCGAATTGCTCAACGCGATCCAAGACGTCTACCTTTGCGGCGACATCGATCTGGCGTAA
- a CDS encoding RNA-binding protein: MSSGVVEEIVATQEDADAIIPRVEEVLAASGLEVNVRLKNMQSRYVNLEIDGEEAGYLIGRNGEVLNALQYLMNISISQSLNNGVRVTLDADDYRSQRETSLMRYAERIAQEVRNRREEAVLDPLPAFERRIIHKALSEIDGVTTYSEGEEPNRRVVIAPAEETAGKA; encoded by the coding sequence GTGTCGTCGGGGGTCGTCGAAGAGATCGTCGCAACCCAAGAAGACGCCGATGCGATCATCCCAAGGGTTGAAGAGGTCTTGGCGGCGAGCGGTCTCGAAGTCAACGTTCGCCTGAAGAACATGCAGTCGCGCTATGTGAACCTTGAAATCGACGGGGAGGAAGCGGGCTACTTGATCGGGCGCAACGGCGAGGTGCTGAACGCCCTCCAGTACCTGATGAACATCTCGATCAGCCAAAGCCTCAACAACGGAGTTCGGGTGACTCTCGACGCCGATGACTACCGGTCGCAGCGTGAGACTTCGCTCATGCGCTACGCCGAGCGGATCGCCCAAGAGGTCAGAAACCGGCGCGAAGAGGCCGTGCTCGACCCTCTGCCCGCATTCGAGCGGCGGATTATCCATAAGGCCCTCTCCGAGATCGATGGGGTCACGACGTATAGCGAGGGCGAAGAGCCGAACCGCAGAGTCGTGATCGCGCCCGCGGAAGAAACCGCTGGAAAGGCGTAG
- a CDS encoding insertase encodes MAGATPSILAGTIPYPKPNVFLMSKPSPKSNLIQTLLIATVIFLLFQMFMAPKGPPDTRPSEEILTTMSKTLGELGEGGSAERQQKLRTLQSALGALKQRLGAERQEGKITPEAEFERQMNGEVLLGVGQLRVGSLDNDMGPVSQAYISLHDTYRRNLKNPVIAAKSFEVPPHEKFEKSSYTVATLHEEITGQLKLQSSNHLILGLIPGHRLIDALVKLTGAVPAFSYAFAAFLLALIVRGMIWPLAQKQYLWGRQMSQLAPLVAEIKARYTDKNTGQVRDMQEFNQKVMGLYREYGINPMSGCLPALIQIPYFLLIYQCMVQYRLDFQNGTFLWINPGASAATNGFIAPNLGERDYLLIVIYAASMIVTTLLTPVSDPNNVRQQRMMGLFIAVFFSIAMFFYPLPSAFVLYWVFTNVFATIQMLRAYRMPPPPLVKKVSTAGGVIPPDAPASGNGQAAKTGRPVKHRPKKKK; translated from the coding sequence TTGGCCGGTGCCACCCCTTCCATCCTGGCGGGCACGATCCCGTACCCTAAACCTAACGTATTCCTCATGAGCAAACCCTCGCCCAAGTCGAATCTCATTCAGACGTTGCTGATCGCGACGGTGATCTTCCTTTTGTTCCAGATGTTCATGGCGCCGAAGGGACCGCCGGACACTCGCCCTTCGGAAGAAATCCTGACCACGATGTCGAAGACGCTCGGCGAACTTGGCGAGGGCGGATCGGCCGAAAGGCAACAGAAACTCCGGACCCTGCAATCCGCGCTCGGCGCGCTCAAGCAAAGGCTCGGCGCGGAACGACAGGAAGGGAAGATCACGCCTGAAGCCGAGTTCGAGCGGCAGATGAATGGCGAAGTGCTCTTGGGTGTGGGCCAGCTTCGTGTGGGCTCGCTCGACAACGACATGGGGCCAGTGAGCCAGGCGTACATTTCGCTCCACGACACCTACCGCCGCAACCTCAAGAACCCGGTCATCGCCGCGAAATCGTTTGAAGTTCCGCCCCACGAGAAATTCGAAAAGTCGAGCTACACGGTGGCGACCCTGCACGAGGAAATTACCGGGCAACTCAAGCTCCAGTCTTCAAACCACCTGATTTTGGGGTTGATCCCTGGGCACCGGCTGATCGACGCTCTCGTCAAGCTGACCGGGGCGGTACCGGCTTTCAGCTATGCGTTCGCTGCGTTCCTGCTCGCGTTGATCGTCCGGGGAATGATCTGGCCGCTGGCGCAGAAACAGTATCTCTGGGGGCGGCAAATGTCGCAGCTTGCGCCGCTTGTCGCGGAGATCAAGGCCCGGTACACCGACAAGAACACGGGCCAGGTCCGCGACATGCAGGAGTTCAACCAGAAGGTCATGGGCCTCTATCGGGAGTATGGGATCAACCCGATGTCGGGTTGCCTGCCCGCGCTGATTCAGATTCCCTACTTCCTGCTCATTTACCAGTGCATGGTTCAGTACCGGTTGGATTTTCAGAACGGGACCTTCCTCTGGATCAACCCCGGCGCTTCTGCGGCCACCAACGGGTTCATCGCCCCTAACCTCGGCGAGCGTGACTATCTGCTCATCGTGATCTATGCGGCGTCGATGATCGTCACGACCCTTTTGACGCCGGTTTCGGACCCCAACAATGTCCGCCAGCAGAGGATGATGGGGCTGTTCATCGCGGTCTTCTTCTCGATCGCGATGTTCTTCTACCCGCTCCCCTCGGCGTTCGTCCTATACTGGGTGTTCACCAACGTTTTTGCGACGATTCAGATGCTCCGGGCCTACCGAATGCCTCCGCCGCCGCTGGTGAAGAAGGTCTCGACTGCCGGGGGGGTCATTCCTCCCGATGCGCCTGCGAGCGGGAACGGACAGGCCGCCAAGACCGGACGGCCCGTCAAGCACCGGCCCAAGAAAAAGAAATAA
- a CDS encoding ribonuclease P protein component produces MGFAVSRKVGSIARRNRVRRRLAAAVRECAEPPDRELDIVVGARPEAADADFFEIVADLKQALTKMRERWESE; encoded by the coding sequence GTGGGGTTCGCAGTTTCGCGCAAAGTCGGGTCGATCGCAAGGAGAAACCGAGTGAGGAGAAGGCTGGCGGCGGCCGTTCGTGAGTGTGCCGAGCCGCCCGATCGAGAGTTGGACATCGTGGTGGGGGCGCGACCTGAGGCGGCGGACGCCGATTTCTTCGAGATCGTGGCGGACCTCAAGCAAGCCCTAACGAAGATGCGAGAGCGATGGGAAAGCGAATAG
- a CDS encoding 50S ribosomal protein L34 — translation MKRTYQPNNRHKSKTHGFRVRMRSNDGRNVIKRRRLRGRARLTH, via the coding sequence ATGAAGCGCACGTATCAGCCGAACAACCGGCACAAGAGTAAGACCCACGGTTTCCGCGTCCGAATGCGATCGAACGACGGACGCAACGTGATCAAGCGCCGACGCCTGCGGGGCCGCGCGCGACTGACCCATTAA
- a CDS encoding pyridoxal 5'-phosphate synthase lyase subunit PdxS — protein MATASNGSRETREKTWREKVGLAEMLKGGVIMDVTNVEQAKIAEDAGAVAVMALERVPADIRVQGGVARMSDPEMILGIKAAVSIPVMAKCRIGHFAEAQILEALEVDFIDESEVLTPADEEHHVDKHGFTVPFVCGARNLGEALRRYGEGAAMIRTKGEAGTGDVVEAVRHMRRIMSELRRVHSAREDELSTLAKELQAPLDAIQEVHRTGKMPVPNFSAGGIATPADASLMMQLGAESVFVGSGIFKAGAGLSEAERIQAQAARAKAIVEAVLFYNDPKKLAEISRGLGEPMVGINVSSLEEGQLLATRGW, from the coding sequence ATGGCAACGGCCTCCAACGGTTCGAGAGAGACCCGCGAAAAGACCTGGCGAGAGAAGGTCGGTCTCGCTGAGATGCTCAAGGGCGGCGTGATCATGGACGTCACCAACGTCGAGCAGGCAAAGATCGCCGAAGACGCTGGGGCTGTGGCCGTAATGGCTCTCGAACGGGTCCCTGCGGACATTCGGGTTCAAGGTGGAGTCGCTCGTATGAGCGATCCGGAGATGATCCTCGGGATCAAGGCGGCCGTTAGCATCCCGGTGATGGCCAAGTGCAGGATCGGCCACTTCGCCGAGGCCCAGATTCTCGAAGCGCTCGAAGTCGACTTCATCGACGAAAGCGAGGTCCTAACGCCCGCCGACGAGGAGCACCACGTCGACAAACACGGATTTACCGTCCCGTTCGTTTGCGGGGCGCGCAACCTCGGCGAGGCGTTGCGCCGGTATGGGGAAGGCGCGGCGATGATCCGAACGAAGGGCGAGGCGGGAACCGGCGACGTTGTCGAAGCGGTTCGGCACATGAGACGGATCATGAGCGAGCTTCGTAGGGTGCATTCGGCTCGTGAGGACGAGCTTTCCACCCTGGCAAAGGAACTCCAGGCCCCTCTCGACGCGATCCAGGAAGTTCATCGAACAGGCAAGATGCCAGTGCCCAATTTCTCCGCAGGCGGGATCGCCACGCCCGCGGACGCCAGCTTGATGATGCAGTTGGGCGCGGAGTCGGTTTTCGTCGGGTCTGGGATTTTCAAAGCGGGTGCGGGTCTTTCGGAGGCCGAGCGCATCCAAGCCCAAGCTGCGCGAGCGAAGGCCATCGTGGAGGCGGTGCTTTTCTACAATGACCCGAAGAAACTCGCGGAGATTAGTCGCGGGCTGGGCGAGCCGATGGTCGGGATCAACGTGAGTTCGCTCGAAGAGGGCCAGCTACTCGCGACGCGGGGCTGGTAG
- a CDS encoding YebC/PmpR family DNA-binding transcriptional regulator, whose protein sequence is MAGHSKWKNIRLRKGKQDAIRGKLFTKLSREIIVAARMGGGDPSGNPRLRLAISKAREAAMPSDNVERAIKRGTGETEGAAYEEVTYEGYGPGGAALIVECYTENRNRTVADLRHAFSKNGGNLAENGSVAWRFKYIGEIIVPPDGIDEEEFTLAAIDAGADDVVRDDDGFNVYTSIETLHSTNEALETAGYKPVEVGLTYLPADKAELSDSDARRLLNLMEMLEDLDDVKETYVNVEITDDMMDDA, encoded by the coding sequence ATGGCTGGCCACTCCAAGTGGAAGAACATTCGGCTTCGCAAGGGCAAGCAGGACGCGATTCGCGGCAAGCTGTTTACCAAGTTGAGCCGCGAAATCATCGTCGCAGCGCGGATGGGGGGAGGGGACCCCTCCGGCAACCCTCGGCTCCGACTGGCGATCTCCAAAGCTCGCGAGGCGGCGATGCCCAGCGACAACGTCGAGCGAGCGATCAAACGAGGAACCGGCGAGACCGAGGGCGCGGCCTACGAAGAGGTGACCTACGAGGGATACGGCCCGGGCGGAGCGGCACTTATCGTCGAGTGTTACACCGAGAACCGCAACCGGACCGTCGCCGACCTGCGGCACGCGTTTTCGAAGAACGGGGGCAACCTCGCCGAGAACGGATCGGTCGCATGGCGATTCAAGTACATCGGCGAGATCATCGTGCCGCCCGACGGGATCGACGAAGAGGAGTTCACCCTTGCGGCGATCGACGCGGGTGCCGACGATGTCGTGCGCGATGACGACGGCTTCAACGTATACACCTCGATCGAAACGCTCCACAGCACGAACGAAGCCCTGGAAACGGCGGGGTACAAGCCCGTGGAGGTGGGACTCACCTACCTTCCCGCAGATAAGGCAGAACTCTCCGATTCCGACGCAAGGCGGCTCCTCAACCTCATGGAGATGCTCGAAGACCTCGACGACGTCAAGGAAACGTACGTCAACGTCGAGATCACAGACGACATGATGGACGACGCATGA
- a CDS encoding peptidase S54 serine protease rhomboid family, whose amino-acid sequence MNERPQVPIVTLLLIVANIGVSFVLTWQPELLERFAFDPLQPSFQTALTSLFLHVNTVHLLGNMVFLAAVGPAVEQAGSSWRLALTYLAGGLSGIGAHWALEGRNADPSPVVGASGAVVACVAYYSVRYSFIKVPLAPKVNVSIVFVTAAWLVMQVASAFVNIGATLPSQAYWAHGGGFAAGLILSLFFRAPKEARLQQGRAMIARLGERSPGATLSAAEQHLAEHPTDLIALRNLADAKAQVNDVEGESEALCGLLDALPESQQPEIALRLKAIGRLDRLPSLRRALMAERMKESNPEASVALLESIVGCADDPQRPEALYSLALLLNGDDPKRSQALRDELKAEYPMHPASERARLRELES is encoded by the coding sequence ATGAATGAGCGCCCCCAGGTTCCCATCGTCACCTTACTCCTGATCGTCGCCAACATCGGCGTTTCGTTCGTCCTGACGTGGCAGCCCGAATTGCTCGAGCGCTTCGCCTTCGATCCTTTGCAGCCTTCCTTCCAAACGGCCTTGACGAGCCTGTTTCTTCATGTCAATACCGTCCACCTGCTTGGCAACATGGTGTTTCTGGCCGCGGTCGGCCCCGCCGTCGAGCAAGCGGGAAGCTCGTGGCGGCTGGCGCTCACCTACCTTGCGGGGGGCCTCTCGGGGATCGGCGCCCACTGGGCGCTCGAAGGGCGCAACGCTGACCCGAGCCCCGTCGTGGGGGCGAGCGGCGCGGTGGTGGCGTGCGTGGCCTATTATAGCGTTCGATATAGCTTCATTAAGGTGCCTCTCGCCCCGAAAGTGAACGTGAGTATAGTGTTCGTTACAGCCGCTTGGCTGGTCATGCAGGTGGCTTCGGCCTTTGTGAACATCGGGGCTACCCTCCCTTCGCAGGCGTATTGGGCTCACGGAGGAGGGTTTGCCGCCGGCCTGATCTTGAGCCTGTTCTTCCGCGCTCCGAAAGAGGCCCGCCTCCAACAAGGCCGCGCGATGATCGCAAGGCTCGGCGAGCGCAGTCCGGGCGCGACCTTGTCGGCCGCCGAACAGCACCTGGCCGAGCACCCGACGGACCTTATCGCTTTGCGAAATCTGGCCGACGCGAAGGCGCAGGTCAACGATGTCGAGGGGGAGTCCGAGGCGCTTTGCGGCCTTCTCGACGCTCTCCCGGAGTCGCAACAACCGGAAATCGCCCTTCGCCTTAAGGCCATTGGGCGGCTCGATCGGCTCCCCTCCCTGCGTCGAGCGCTGATGGCCGAACGTATGAAGGAATCGAACCCCGAGGCGTCGGTTGCGCTTCTGGAGAGCATTGTGGGTTGCGCCGACGACCCTCAACGGCCCGAGGCGCTTTATTCGCTCGCATTGCTCCTCAACGGCGACGATCCCAAGCGTTCCCAAGCGTTGAGGGACGAACTGAAGGCGGAGTACCCGATGCACCCGGCTTCTGAACGGGCGCGTCTCAGGGAGTTGGAGTCTTGA
- a CDS encoding lysophospholipid acyltransferases, which translates to MKNWWRRVRPRVLGGLAALFIRLLGATFRITTLGEVPVQEPGKGMILCVWHALTLPSAQKHKHKGIWALFSLSRDGELQSKVFQGLGYRVIRGSTGRGGARALVECIRVLKQGDVMAITPDGPRGPDRKVQPGVLVMAQKSGAMLVPLAAAARPCWFAPSWDRYVIPFPFARVVIAYGKPIEIAEDAGEEGISRAHEALQSALEGVEEQAWSSLGVKPKRGRA; encoded by the coding sequence TTGAAGAACTGGTGGCGGCGGGTTCGGCCCAGGGTGCTTGGCGGGCTCGCCGCATTGTTTATTCGATTGCTGGGGGCCACCTTTCGCATCACGACCCTGGGCGAAGTTCCCGTGCAAGAACCAGGAAAGGGCATGATCCTCTGCGTGTGGCACGCCCTGACGCTTCCCTCTGCCCAGAAGCACAAGCACAAGGGCATTTGGGCGCTCTTCAGCCTTTCAAGGGACGGAGAACTGCAATCCAAGGTGTTTCAGGGTCTGGGCTACCGGGTGATTCGGGGGAGCACGGGCCGAGGGGGGGCGCGCGCGCTCGTCGAGTGCATTAGGGTCCTGAAGCAAGGCGATGTCATGGCCATCACTCCAGACGGCCCACGTGGCCCCGATCGGAAAGTGCAGCCAGGGGTACTCGTGATGGCGCAAAAGTCCGGCGCGATGCTGGTTCCTCTCGCCGCTGCCGCACGACCCTGCTGGTTCGCTCCCTCGTGGGACCGCTATGTCATCCCGTTTCCGTTCGCAAGGGTCGTCATTGCTTATGGCAAGCCGATCGAAATCGCCGAGGACGCGGGGGAGGAAGGGATTTCCAGGGCGCACGAGGCCCTCCAGAGCGCTTTGGAAGGCGTCGAAGAACAGGCCTGGTCCTCGCTCGGAGTCAAGCCCAAAAGGGGCAGGGCGTAG
- a CDS encoding hydrolase TatD, with the protein MSGLFDTHCHLNLEEHFPSPEQEIRLAHESGVERLCVVGIDVASSQRALELAEGHEGVYAIVGWHPSGANEFSPKAIDDLERLAGDPNCVAVGEIGLDFHWKTATFEEQKSCLDAQLDLARRLGKPVVFHCREAYPELLAALESRDPWPYLFHCFSGSADDLGRALRLGAKLGVDGPVTYPKATELRELLASSPRDAWVLETDSPYLSPVPFRGKPNRPAHLRWVAEEVARVWRADFEEVAEQTTRTACEFFGISV; encoded by the coding sequence ATGTCCGGGCTGTTCGACACTCATTGCCACCTCAATTTGGAGGAGCATTTTCCTTCACCGGAGCAGGAGATTCGGTTGGCGCACGAGTCAGGGGTCGAACGGCTCTGCGTGGTGGGTATCGACGTGGCATCCAGTCAGCGGGCCTTGGAGCTCGCTGAGGGTCACGAGGGGGTCTATGCGATCGTCGGCTGGCACCCCTCGGGGGCAAATGAGTTCTCTCCAAAGGCAATCGACGATCTCGAACGCTTGGCGGGCGACCCGAATTGTGTCGCGGTGGGCGAAATCGGCTTGGACTTCCATTGGAAGACCGCGACGTTCGAAGAACAAAAGTCGTGTCTCGACGCGCAACTCGACCTAGCGCGTCGGCTCGGCAAACCGGTGGTGTTCCACTGCCGCGAGGCTTATCCCGAACTCCTTGCAGCCCTCGAATCCCGCGATCCCTGGCCCTACCTGTTCCACTGCTTTTCGGGCTCCGCCGACGATCTTGGACGGGCGCTCCGACTGGGGGCCAAGCTGGGGGTCGACGGACCGGTGACCTACCCCAAAGCGACGGAACTCCGCGAACTCTTAGCGAGCTCTCCCCGCGACGCGTGGGTGCTGGAGACCGACAGCCCCTACCTATCACCCGTGCCGTTTCGTGGGAAGCCGAATCGCCCCGCGCACCTGCGCTGGGTCGCCGAAGAGGTCGCGCGGGTTTGGCGCGCCGACTTCGAAGAGGTCGCTGAACAAACGACGCGAACGGCGTGCGAGTTCTTTGGAATCAGCGTCTGA
- a CDS encoding 50S ribosomal protein L25, which produces MGITPMAIIEKNKGTVVLQAPERSILDALKGASALGQFKVQINGEKTPRSVILKSVDKDPVANRLLHVAVLEVSQTDVVIVEVPIHFVGTPAPVEQKEGTVLHPTTHLKVRGQIQDLPDSLEIDISGLEMNHSASVSDLTISDKLEVLTPLDATIATIAPIVVQVESEAEPTEGGAEPELVGGESERESESGGEG; this is translated from the coding sequence ATGGGGATCACGCCCATGGCGATCATCGAGAAGAACAAAGGGACCGTCGTCCTGCAAGCTCCGGAGCGGAGCATCCTCGACGCGTTGAAGGGCGCCAGCGCTCTCGGCCAGTTCAAGGTGCAGATCAACGGGGAAAAGACCCCCCGTAGCGTGATTCTGAAGTCGGTCGATAAGGACCCCGTCGCGAACCGCCTTCTTCACGTGGCCGTTCTCGAAGTGAGCCAGACCGACGTGGTCATCGTCGAAGTTCCGATCCACTTCGTGGGGACGCCCGCGCCCGTCGAGCAGAAGGAAGGCACCGTGCTTCACCCGACGACGCACCTCAAGGTTCGAGGCCAGATCCAAGACCTGCCCGATTCGCTCGAAATCGACATTTCCGGCCTCGAAATGAACCATTCGGCCTCGGTAAGCGACCTTACGATTTCGGACAAGCTGGAGGTTCTCACGCCGCTCGACGCCACGATCGCGACCATCGCGCCGATCGTCGTCCAAGTTGAGTCGGAGGCCGAGCCAACCGAAGGAGGCGCAGAACCGGAATTGGTCGGCGGCGAATCGGAACGCGAGTCGGAATCAGGCGGCGAGGGCTAG